GGACGTCGGGCCGCAGCACCTTGATCTTCGGCAGCAGCTCGAGCCCGCTCATGCCGGGCATGTTGATGTCAGACAGCACCAGGATCAATGTCACCCCTTCGGCGTGGTCGATCTGCTCCAACGCATCGACCGCCGATTGCGCGAACTCCATGGTGAAGCGGCTGGCTCGGATGTCGCGGCGGAACTGCTGACGAAATAACGGCTCGACGTCGGGCTCGTCGTCGACAACCAGAATGAGGAGGCTCATGCTTCACCTCCCGATTTTGCGAGCGAGGCGGCAGCGCGCGGCAGCACAATCCGGAACTCGGTGAACTCGCCTGGCTGGCTGTCGACGTCGATCGTGCCGGCATGCTGTTTGACGACGATGTCGTGGCTGAGCGACAGGCCGAGCCCGGTGCCCTCGCCGGCTGGCTTGGTCGTGAAGAATGGATTGAACATCTTCTCCTTCACCTCCGGCGGAATGCCGATGCCGTTGTCGCGGATCCTGATTTCGACACGGTCGCCGAGACTTCTGGTCATAGCGGAGAGCGTCGGCTCATAGCCCGTGCCATTCGTAGCCGCGCTCTGCTTGGCCGTTGCATAAAAGCCGTTGGAGATGAGGTTGAGAAGCACCCGCGTGATCTCCTGCGGGTAGAGATCGACATCCCCCGCCTGCGGGTCGAAATTCCGCGTCAGCGTGATGTTGAATCCTGGCTTTTCGGCGCGCGCCCCGTGATAGGCAAGGTTCAGGCTCTCCTCCACGACGGCATTGATATCGATCGGACGATGATCTCCTGAACCCGCGCGCGAATGCAACAGCATGTTCCTGACGATGGAATCGGCCCGCTTGCCATGCTGGACCACCTTGTCGAGATTGCTCTTGAGCATGCCTGTCAGCTCGGCAACCTCTTCGCGCACGGATGCCTCCAAAGGCGCGCCGGCCAGCACACTGCTCAAATCATCGATGAGTTCGCCGGAGAGCGCTGAGAAGTTGTTGACGAAGTTGAGCGGGTTCTTGATCTCGTGGGCGATACCGGCGGTCAACTGGCCGAGTGAGGCGAGCTTCTCCGTTTGCACGAGGCGGTCCTGCGCGGTCCTCAGATCTTCGAGCGAGCGTGACAATTCGCGGGTACGCGCCTGCACCTCGTCGAACAGCCGGACGTTCTCGATCGCTATGCCGGACTGGTCGGCAAACGTCTCGACGAGCTCGATCTGCCTCGGCGTGAAGTCCCGTACCTGTGACCGCGTCAGCGCGAATACGCCGACCGGCGCGCCTTCGCGCAAGATCGGAACGCATAAAATGGTCCGGTAGCCGCCGAGCTTCTGAAGCTGCGTTGCCCCGTAGTCCGGGTCGGCGAGCACGTCCGACACGTGGACGGCACGGGCTTCGAGGGCCACCCTTCCAGTGATGCTGTCGCGGCTAGGGGCAAAGGGATTGGCTTTGGCGAAAACCGCGGCTTCAGGCAAATTGCCGTACTCGGCCGACCACCGGTAGAGATCGCCGTCGCGTTTGAAGATCACGCTCGTGTCCGCGTCGCACAGCTTGGCCGCTGATTCCACCAGCGTGTCGAGAACCGGCTGCAGGTCGAACGTAGAGCGGCTGATCGCCTTCAGCACGTCGGCCGTCGCCGTCTGCTGCTGCAGCGACTCGCTCAATTCCGCCGTGCGCGTCTGCACCTCCTCGAACAGCCGCGCGTTCTCGATGGCGATGACAGCCTGATCGGCGAAAGTCTCGACTAGCTCAATCTGCTTTGGCGAGAACGGCCCGGGCGCCTTGCGCATGACCAGAAGCAACCCCATCAGCTCCGTGCCGCGCAGGAGCGGAACGCCGAGAATGCAGCGAACGCCGCGCTGCCGCGCCACGTCGGTGAAGGTGAACTCGGGATCGGCTTCGAAATCCGGTACGTGAACGGTTTTCTTTTCCAGCAGAACGCGCCCCGACACCGATTCGCGCCCCGGCCGGCGCATGATCTTGGTATGGGCAGGGGCGGCTTCCGGATCTCGGCTGAAGGTCGTGGTCCACTGAAATCCGTCGTCGACCAGACGATAGAAATCGGCAATGTCCGCGTCGCAGAGGTGCGCGGCGGACTCTGCCAGGGTGTCAAGGACGTTCTGCAGGTCGAAGGCCGACCGGCTGATGACCTTGAGCACGTCTGCTGTCGCTGTCTGCTGCTGAAGCGACTCGCTCAGCTCCGCGGTCCGCGCCTTGACCTCATCAAACAGGCGGACATTTTCGATGGCGATCACGGCCTGGTCGGCGAAGGTCTTCAGAAGTTCGACTTGCTTAGCGGCAAGAAAGCCCGTCTCAGCACGCCCGACTGCTATGCAACCGATGGGCAGGCGGTCACGCAGCATCGGCACGGCAACAGCACTGCGCAGGCCTGAAAAAGCCGCTGCGGCGCGATGCGTGAATTCACTATC
This region of Mesorhizobium sp. C432A genomic DNA includes:
- a CDS encoding response regulator, with the translated sequence MSLLILVVDDEPDVEPLFRQQFRRDIRASRFTMEFAQSAVDALEQIDHAEGVTLILVLSDINMPGMSGLELLPKIKVLRPDVPVIMITAYGDAETKRKALENGAEALLTKPIDFAILRQQIETRLGMVA
- a CDS encoding GAF domain-containing protein produces the protein MTAAREENRVRTAEVANLLEQQNATSAILRVIAASPTNIQPVLQTLVDSAIRLAGADIGAITLRVGDTLRFMAGGGQAAELHAYERANPHVVGRGTFQGRAALEGLTIHVADALEDPEYERPEAAIIGNFRGVLSVPLKRGQETIGVFGMARRTIGLFSPRQVELVESFADQAVIAIENARLIEKVEGHNRELAESLDQQTATGAILQVIAGSPTDIQPVLDAVAESAARLCDAYDATIYLLRSDRLAVGAHHGPIPVDSAGFPVARDIVTGRAVLDRVPVHVHDLTIAGEEFATGRMMAQRLGFRAILATPLLQEGKAIGALMIRRIEARPFSDSQIGLLKTFANQAVIAIGNVRLFEEVQARTAELGEALQQQTTTADVLKVISRSAFNLQSVLQTLIDSAVRLCGAKTSGIFMREGDVFRLAAGYDQTPEYRAYEEANPSPISRQSWVGRTALDKAVVHIPDVTKDTEHGLPEAPRLGGYSAVLCVPLMREGSVIGVFAMTRPEPGAFTDSQIELVQTFADQAVIAIENVRLFEEVQQRTREATEALEYQTATSDVLSVISRSPTDGQPVFNMIAQSAARLCEAQFCFVYRFDGELLHFVAHHGITEESVEIVRNTFPVAPTRGSAAERAILYLDVAQIPDLTLDSEFTHRAAAAFSGLRSAVAVPMLRDRLPIGCIAVGRAETGFLAAKQVELLKTFADQAVIAIENVRLFDEVKARTAELSESLQQQTATADVLKVISRSAFDLQNVLDTLAESAAHLCDADIADFYRLVDDGFQWTTTFSRDPEAAPAHTKIMRRPGRESVSGRVLLEKKTVHVPDFEADPEFTFTDVARQRGVRCILGVPLLRGTELMGLLLVMRKAPGPFSPKQIELVETFADQAVIAIENARLFEEVQTRTAELSESLQQQTATADVLKAISRSTFDLQPVLDTLVESAAKLCDADTSVIFKRDGDLYRWSAEYGNLPEAAVFAKANPFAPSRDSITGRVALEARAVHVSDVLADPDYGATQLQKLGGYRTILCVPILREGAPVGVFALTRSQVRDFTPRQIELVETFADQSGIAIENVRLFDEVQARTRELSRSLEDLRTAQDRLVQTEKLASLGQLTAGIAHEIKNPLNFVNNFSALSGELIDDLSSVLAGAPLEASVREEVAELTGMLKSNLDKVVQHGKRADSIVRNMLLHSRAGSGDHRPIDINAVVEESLNLAYHGARAEKPGFNITLTRNFDPQAGDVDLYPQEITRVLLNLISNGFYATAKQSAATNGTGYEPTLSAMTRSLGDRVEIRIRDNGIGIPPEVKEKMFNPFFTTKPAGEGTGLGLSLSHDIVVKQHAGTIDVDSQPGEFTEFRIVLPRAAASLAKSGGEA